A stretch of DNA from Drosophila virilis strain 15010-1051.87 chromosome 5, Dvir_AGI_RSII-ME, whole genome shotgun sequence:
GTTAACTAATTAACTAgtctttgttttattgttgaaTTTTGAGACAATGCCGGTCTCAGATTCCTATATACGCTTGCAGAGCTTTCGTACTCAAAGCTCCATTGCTTTTAATGCACAAACATCTGCTTAAGCTTTGCTGCTCATTCGGTTGTCAGAAAAAGCTCATTGAGTACTTAAATATTACTAGTACTCAATGTTCAACTTTGAGATACACGAACATTTGCGAGAGATATTTAGAGGAAAGCTTGGATTATGGCTTGATCGATACCTTGAAGAGTGTCAACAAGCGGAACTTGGTTTAGTTTCGCAGGTAACTTTGGACTGGTGTGAACCCCAAGCCTAGAGATAATCTTCAATATGCTATCAGAACGTCCACTTGCTGCACTGTGCTTCGGAATATTACTGTGCTGCCTGCTCATCCGGCAGAGCGAAGGCTTCCCCCCGACGGTCGACAATATCATTCCGATGCCCAAGCCCCAGATGCAAACAGATTATGGGCAGTTTCAGAATACCGGCATGGGTGTGAATCCCATACTGCAGAGTATTTTCACTGTGCCAGAAATTTGTCCGGAGGGCTTTAAGCTAACCAGTGATCGGCAGCGATGCCGGAAAATTGCCTAGAAAGGTGCTCAGACAATTGCGAATGCCTTTTGCTGTTATCTGACTGCTGGAAATGTGCGTTGTGAATCAAGAACGAATAATAAAAAGACTGTGAAATTGCAAAGTGGTTGCCTAATTACTTGGCCGCAGCTGTGGTGCAAAGTTCTATAAAATTCCCGATTAcctatacatatgtatatatgcatatatctgaCTACCCAATTAACGAAGTTAGCCACAATTGATGACGACACGTAGGTTCTacaagtatttatttataaagctTATGACTACGTGCTCAAAGTGTTTTACAAGCATTAATACGATATAAGTATGTCCACAAATACTCGACTTATCTGAGTAGGAATACGCGCTGCGTCTCTAAGCTATGTCCGAGTGTTGCGAGCTGATTAGATCGGATCACTTCAGGCGGGCAATCGACAACGTCCGAGATACAATTTAAAACGCGGCGGGCATTTGGACATGTCCCTGGATTTTACTGGACTCGCTGCGGTCAATGCACTCAGGTATACCAGCAGAATAAGCAGCAGATATAGATATTTACTAGATATTAGCTTCATCTCGAACAAATATGGGGCACTAGCCAGCGCGACTCGACTGCAGCAACTAAATACGTTGACCAAGTGCGTAACCCCTTTTATATAGACAACAACTAAGCGTTGGTGCTTCACCTCCCAGTGGACGGAATAGCTGACTTGTTTCGATACCGCTGGGATTACTATCAGCAAACTACGTAGCTTGCGCTCTGAGCGCAAGTATTCCCACCCGGGATGGTCGACACTAACATATCTTATTTAATAGCCTAACAAAGGGTATATTGACTTTATCACACTGCTTGCTACATCAAGTGTACATCTCTCAGTATTGAAGCATATTTTACAAAGcagtcattttttttttttaatgaatgtTTAATATCACTTTTGATTGCCTTTTTCCATAAACGGGCGTGGCTGTCCAAGTTCAGGGTAAAAACTTCTTAACACAGACAAAGATCAAATTTGTATATCTATAGTGTATTGACTCGTCGGCATTCCATAGGCTGTTCTAgctgttgttttatttatcgGCCCCTTAGGCTGTGATGTCACAGTTCAGGGTACTGTTTTTTACTTGTAACGTTAGTTCAATGACGCATTTGATACTGCTTTTAATGGGGAAAATGGGTGGATCAGGATAGACAAAGTATCAGATGTATCGTTTAACGTAAATCAATTGCATGACTAGTATCTAGTTCAAATATTAATGCCATTCGAGGAAAACATATTACTAGATTTTCAGTCCACTGTGTCTGTGTCATTAGGAAAACTAtgttctttatatatttatctgaATAGTCAAATGTGACTCATTCGCTAAAACTGATAATATATCGGATTTCTTGCTTCAGATATCAGATATTAACAACTGTCTGATTATGCGACTATGAATAatctatataattttaatgtgTTGATTAATGCTCAAGTCGGCTGTCCATTCCTTGGAGAGCGAAAACATGCGGTGATAATTCACAGGGACAATTTATTGACTGAGTCTGTGTATATCGATTGTTCCCAAAGTTCCCATTAGCATGACCTGCAGTCTTACCCTCTGGCTTGTTCTTCTCCTGAGttgaatttcatttttgtCATGCCTATGTCATACGTATAAAGTATTCTGGAAAATTAGCCAGTATACTCAAGAAGTAACCCTCATTTCTTGACAACTGACCTTTGCGATTGTTAATAGTTCCCAGCTTTAATTTACTTGAAGAGAATAAATAAACGTGCGTTCATCGAACTTTTGACTCGCATCCAAGAGGAGTTTTCATAGGGTACGTTGATAAAGCCGATCgaaagaaattgaaaactgTGCCCACACAATCTTTGACCCACATTTTGTTCGACGTTCACAGATGTTCCATGTCTGTTTATGTGTCTCGTCTGGTTGTGACTCAACTCGATACCTAAAACCAAAGTAGTCTGAGTCGAACCGTAAGTCGTTTGCATCCAACTGTACGGGTTGATAATAATGATGCATATGGATCCATGCAAAGCAATTGTTGCTCTCGAGCTAGTCGCATATGCCTcttataatttgtataccaGATTAGGTACCTATAAAGTATCAAGTAATCAAATGATTACTATTTAGAATTTGCAAGCATTTTGAATGAACTTTCCCGACCccatataatataatactgAATGGGTTATCAACTGTCACGGACtagtttgtttttcaactTCGTCGCATACCCGGAAAAAATGTGCGTGTTTAGTGAGTCGCACGCTATAGcagaaatatatgtatatccaatttcatatttatgtatcaGATATGGGAAACTAAATTTAATCGCTTTCAAAtgattgtttattaaatatttaatacaattttgtttCCACTGAGGCATCAGATTGTCAGATTGTTAAGCCGATTAACTAAGTTGCGATGTTTCTGTTCAAGCCTTTACTTATTTCTAGGCCTTCTGGCGACAGCGTCCGCCGCGCACCTCTGTTCCTTCGGGGCACTGCGGCATTGTTTCAAATAGGTTGCGCCCTGCAATGGATTCCGGTTGATTAATTTCAGCTTGTGACTTTGGGTCCCTAGATCCGTGCAACCCCTTGTCTTCGATCAGTGTGGGTGTCAAAAAATTATTCGTATTGAAAAGGGACGCAATATTGTCATCGACTGTGCTTTGTAGATTAGTCTCGGGTTCGGACAAGGCACCATCAGATCTGGGTCGAGGCTGCAAGGTGGTGCCAACTGACTGATCTCCGGGATGCTGATCTCCTGCATTAGACCTGTGGGTCGGTTGTGGCTGTTGAACTTGTCCTGGAAGTGGTTGAATAGGATTGAAATTGGCTGCATCGTGAGAGGGCTGAACATTTAGGGAATCTGTGGGTCGCGGTTGAATTGGCCTGCCAGATGGTCCGTTGCCGGGGAGTGGCTGCAAGGGATTTCCGGAGCCGCCAGGTTGTTGGTAGTCGAATTCAGGTTTGTCGTGCCCGCCCTGCTGCGGACGCGGCTGAATGGGGTTGCCAGATGGTTGAAACTGATCGTTTTCCGCCACTCCTGGGCGTGGCTGCAAGGGTCTTCCTGCATAGCCCGGTTGTTGGTAGTTAAAGTCCAACGTGCCTTGGTCGCCTGTTTGAGGTCGTGGCTGAATGGGTTGCCCTCTCTGCTCGCTTTCATACGCTGGTTGATTTGGCTGTTGGGGTTGGCCTGGACGCGGCTGGAAATGCCGATTGCTCCCCCCGTAACCCGCCCTGGGTTGACCAACGAAACCAGCGCCTGACTGACCTTCATATCCTGCATCAACCCTTTGACCTTCTCTTCCGTATCCAGCTTCCGGTTGCTGGTAGCCGAAATCGGGTCCAGGTCCAGAACCACTGCCTGCCTGAGCAGCGTAATCTACGCCAGGTGTCGGGCTTCCAGGCCCTGCGCCTGGTTGCCCAGCATATCCACCTCTGGGCTGTCCTCCCCCATAGAAGCCTCTAGCAAAGTTGGGACCCTGACCGTGCTCGAACTGCGCAGCACCCGGGAAGCTGCCTGGATATCGATCGTAGTACTGATTGTGGTTATGTCCGTGcgcatgtccatgtccatgatGGTGCCTATGTTCGTGTTGCCCATAAGATCTAATGTGATGCAGAGCTAGTAAAAGCAGTAAAATTGTAACAATTTCAGTTAGTTCACGCACCTTTGAGGCTGTGAATAGCCCCAGCCGTCACCATTATGCGACTGATCCCCATGTAATCGATGTTCTGGCTGGGCCTGCATTAGCTGCGCATTAAGCAGGGCTATCAGCAACAGCCCCAGCGATAAGAGTCCGAGGTTAGGAATCATCTGTGCGTCCAAGTTCTAGTCGAGCTTCTGGCGTTGCCGCGTGCTAAATTGAGACTGAGACCATCTCGTAGAGATTTTGAATAAGTACCTAGAATATTGTTTTCAATTAAGCTTAAATCTGACATGATAAGCCCGTTGGAATAGCTCTTATACGATTTAGAGAATTGGCTTCTCATTAATAAGAGCTCATAAATAGTATTTATGACAAGTTTACATTGCAAATAACTGAGCTGcgaaaacaaatgtttttctaT
This window harbors:
- the Gbp2 gene encoding basic salivary proline-rich protein 3, with protein sequence MIPNLGLLSLGLLLIALLNAQLMQAQPEHRLHGDQSHNGDGWGYSQPQRSYGQHEHRHHHGHGHAHGHNHNQYYDRYPGSFPGAAQFEHGQGPNFARGFYGGGQPRGGYAGQPGAGPGSPTPGVDYAAQAGSGSGPGPDFGYQQPEAGYGREGQRVDAGYEGQSGAGFVGQPRAGYGGSNRHFQPRPGQPQQPNQPAYESEQRGQPIQPRPQTGDQGTLDFNYQQPGYAGRPLQPRPGVAENDQFQPSGNPIQPRPQQGGHDKPEFDYQQPGGSGNPLQPLPGNGPSGRPIQPRPTDSLNVQPSHDAANFNPIQPLPGQVQQPQPTHRSNAGDQHPGDQSVGTTLQPRPRSDGALSEPETNLQSTVDDNIASLFNTNNFLTPTLIEDKGLHGSRDPKSQAEINQPESIAGRNLFETMPQCPEGTEVRGGRCRQKA
- the LOC116651215 gene encoding uncharacterized protein: MLSERPLAALCFGILLCCLLIRQSEGFPPTVDNIIPMPKPQMQTDYGQFQNTGMGVNPILQSIFTVPEICPEGFKLTSDRQRCRKIA